The Chthoniobacterales bacterium genome includes a window with the following:
- a CDS encoding Minf_1886 family protein, whose product MQSVSFSEALDGIVERDSRYDREAYVFLRDALEFTLKKRRKASKDAPSDVPASELLDGFRLYALKECGPMAHLVLEYWGVRSCEDIGNLVFNLVQANVFSKTDRDTLDEFRAGFDFEEAFLVPFRPQRKNLSASPSRAVERGS is encoded by the coding sequence ATGCAAAGCGTTAGTTTTTCCGAAGCACTCGACGGCATCGTCGAGCGCGACTCCCGCTATGATCGGGAGGCCTACGTCTTCCTGCGCGACGCCCTCGAGTTCACCCTCAAGAAGCGTCGCAAGGCCAGCAAGGACGCCCCGTCCGACGTGCCCGCCTCCGAGCTCCTCGACGGCTTCCGCCTCTACGCCCTCAAGGAATGCGGCCCCATGGCGCACCTCGTCCTCGAATACTGGGGCGTGCGCTCCTGCGAAGACATCGGAAATCTCGTCTTCAACCTCGTTCAGGCCAACGTCTTCAGTAAAACCGACCGCGACACCCTCGACGAATTCCGCGCTGGCTTCGATTTCGAGGAGGCCTTTCTGGTTCCCTTCCGTCCCCAGAGAAAAAATTTGAGCGCTTCCCCCTCTCGCGCTGTCGAACGCGGCTCATGA
- a CDS encoding DUF1844 domain-containing protein, giving the protein MAEVQRNTQTSGETTQRFIAFIMMQSQQTALFLGRLPNPQTGKPEVNLEVARMLIDQLEMIREKTRGNLNHEESEILGTILSDLQVQYVQATQKAPGA; this is encoded by the coding sequence ATGGCTGAAGTCCAGCGCAATACCCAGACGAGCGGCGAAACCACCCAGCGGTTCATCGCCTTCATCATGATGCAATCGCAGCAGACGGCCCTTTTTCTCGGCCGTCTGCCAAATCCGCAGACCGGCAAGCCCGAGGTCAATCTCGAGGTCGCCCGCATGCTCATCGATCAGCTCGAAATGATCCGGGAGAAAACCCGCGGCAACCTCAACCACGAGGAAAGCGAAATCCTCGGCACCATCCTCTCCGACCTGCAGGTGCAATACGTGCAGGCCACGCAGAAGGCCCCCGGCGCCTAG
- a CDS encoding pitrilysin family protein, giving the protein MPLLVTTAYSETQTPPPAAAPISIPATTAQAFTLPNGLTVIIDEDHHAPVASVQAWCETGSIDEDKWMGAGLSHILEHMLFKGTATRAPGVISRQVQDRGGYINAYTSFDRTVYYIDTPAEGASEAVDILADAMMNASLPPQEYTKEQEVIRREFAMGFDDPDRVSSRLMFRTVFSQSPLRHPVIGYLDIYNKLTRDDVFAYYKRRYVPNNMFFVIVGDVDGQKIRAQLEEYFEKYPRQALQPVFVAQEPPQAGRRDAHEEFPTELTRLSLAWPVPSVTDADTPAIDVLGTVLGGGSSSPLNQEIREEKHLAYSIDAGSYALANGGVFAIQAVCAPENRVAVEKASLAILDRVRREGVTAAELDKARKSLLSTQLGALTTVRGRAADLGSNWMATRNLDFSRDYLDAINRVTSDDLKRVVNRYLIDEHLNVTSLNPTGSLAKIAAAESAAHEAEIQKFTLPNGLRLLVRENHKVPLVSMVAVFKGGLLAETPANNGATRLMARSMLKGTTSRSAREIAEQVESAGGSIAADSGNNSFYLTASVMKPDLELGLDVLADVLGHPTFPEREVKTEQASQLAGIKAEDDDPVNTARTVLRQKLFGTHPYALRGSGSPDSVAKLTPADLEKLHDRLAVAKNGVLAVFGDVNAKKVYELAKKAFGDLPAGDAPLPNPPAAEKLAKAESFTENRPKNQAIVMVGYPGADLLSPDRPALEVIDTVCSDLGSRFFDRIREQLGLAYFTGTTQLLGPTPGAFVFYLGTDPAKVEKVDTEFRDEIAKLASAGLSPEELARGKKKLLGAEAMRNESDSSMALATALDELFGLGADHTSKRKAEIEAVTLEDTRRVANKYFSQPGSVEVIVTPPTQ; this is encoded by the coding sequence ATGCCGCTGCTCGTAACCACCGCATATTCCGAAACCCAGACGCCTCCCCCGGCCGCCGCTCCCATCTCCATCCCCGCCACCACCGCGCAGGCCTTCACCCTGCCGAACGGCCTCACCGTCATCATCGACGAAGATCACCACGCCCCGGTGGCAAGCGTCCAGGCTTGGTGCGAGACGGGCAGCATCGACGAGGACAAATGGATGGGCGCCGGCCTTTCACACATTCTCGAGCACATGCTCTTCAAGGGCACGGCCACGCGCGCGCCCGGCGTCATTTCCCGCCAGGTGCAGGATCGCGGCGGCTACATCAACGCCTACACGTCCTTCGACCGCACCGTTTACTACATCGACACTCCGGCCGAAGGCGCCTCCGAGGCCGTGGACATCCTGGCCGACGCCATGATGAACGCCTCGCTGCCCCCCCAGGAATATACGAAGGAGCAGGAGGTCATCCGGCGGGAGTTCGCCATGGGCTTCGACGATCCCGACCGCGTCAGCTCGCGGCTGATGTTCCGCACCGTCTTCTCGCAGAGCCCGCTTCGCCACCCCGTCATCGGCTACCTCGACATCTACAACAAGCTCACCCGCGACGACGTCTTCGCTTACTACAAGCGCCGCTACGTCCCGAACAACATGTTCTTCGTCATCGTCGGCGACGTGGACGGCCAGAAGATCAGGGCCCAGCTCGAGGAATACTTCGAGAAATACCCGCGTCAGGCCCTCCAGCCCGTTTTCGTCGCCCAGGAACCGCCCCAGGCCGGTCGCCGCGACGCGCACGAAGAGTTCCCCACCGAGCTCACCCGCCTCTCACTGGCATGGCCCGTCCCGTCCGTGACGGATGCCGACACTCCCGCCATCGACGTGCTCGGCACGGTGCTCGGCGGCGGCTCCAGCAGCCCGCTCAATCAGGAAATTCGCGAGGAAAAACACCTGGCCTACAGCATCGACGCCGGCTCCTACGCGCTGGCCAACGGCGGCGTCTTCGCCATCCAGGCCGTCTGCGCGCCGGAAAACCGCGTCGCCGTGGAAAAGGCATCCCTCGCGATCCTCGACCGCGTCCGCCGGGAAGGCGTCACCGCCGCCGAGCTCGACAAGGCCCGCAAGTCGCTCCTCTCCACCCAGCTCGGTGCCCTTACCACCGTGCGGGGCCGCGCCGCCGACCTCGGCTCGAACTGGATGGCCACCCGGAACCTGGATTTCAGCCGCGACTACCTCGACGCCATCAACCGCGTCACCTCCGACGACCTCAAGCGCGTGGTGAATCGTTATCTCATCGACGAGCACCTCAACGTCACCTCGCTCAATCCCACCGGCTCGCTCGCAAAGATCGCCGCGGCCGAGTCCGCCGCCCACGAAGCCGAGATCCAGAAGTTCACGCTGCCGAACGGCCTGCGCCTGCTCGTTCGCGAGAACCACAAGGTTCCGCTCGTTTCGATGGTCGCCGTTTTCAAGGGCGGCCTCCTCGCCGAGACACCCGCAAACAACGGCGCCACCCGCCTGATGGCCCGCTCGATGCTGAAGGGCACCACGAGCCGAAGCGCCCGCGAAATCGCCGAACAGGTCGAGTCTGCCGGCGGCAGCATCGCCGCGGACTCCGGCAACAACAGCTTCTACCTCACCGCGAGCGTCATGAAGCCCGACCTCGAGCTCGGTCTCGACGTTCTCGCCGACGTTCTCGGACACCCGACCTTCCCCGAGCGCGAGGTGAAGACCGAGCAGGCTTCCCAGCTCGCCGGCATCAAGGCCGAGGACGACGACCCGGTGAACACTGCCCGCACCGTCCTGCGGCAGAAACTTTTCGGCACCCACCCCTACGCCCTGCGTGGGAGCGGCTCTCCCGACAGCGTTGCGAAGCTCACCCCCGCGGACCTCGAGAAACTCCACGATCGCCTCGCCGTTGCGAAGAACGGCGTGCTTGCCGTCTTCGGCGACGTGAACGCAAAGAAGGTCTACGAACTCGCCAAAAAGGCCTTCGGCGACCTCCCCGCCGGCGACGCCCCGCTCCCGAACCCTCCCGCCGCGGAGAAACTGGCGAAAGCCGAGTCCTTCACCGAGAACCGCCCCAAGAACCAGGCGATCGTCATGGTCGGCTACCCCGGCGCCGACTTGCTCAGCCCCGATCGGCCCGCGCTCGAGGTCATCGACACCGTCTGCAGCGACCTTGGATCTCGCTTCTTCGATCGCATCCGCGAGCAGCTCGGCCTCGCCTATTTCACCGGCACCACTCAACTGCTTGGCCCCACGCCCGGCGCCTTCGTTTTCTACCTCGGCACCGATCCCGCAAAGGTCGAGAAGGTCGATACCGAGTTCCGCGACGAGATTGCCAAACTCGCCTCCGCCGGCCTCAGCCCCGAGGAGCTCGCCCGCGGCAAGAAGAAGCTCCTCGGCGCGGAAGCCATGCGCAACGAAAGCGATTCCTCGATGGCCCTCGCCACCGCGCTCGACGAACTTTTCGGCCTCGGCGCCGATCACACCTCGAAGCGAAAGGCCGAGATCGAAGCCGTCACGCTGGAGGACACCAGGCGCGTCGCAAACAAGTATTTCAGCCAGCCCGGCAGCGTCGAAGTTATCGTCACTCCGCCCACACAATAA